The following is a genomic window from Plasmodium yoelii strain 17X genome assembly, chromosome: 12.
aagtattattttaaaaataatatacatttaaagacttatttaagcttataaatagctTAATAAATACGGGGTCAatgctaattgtcgttttaaaccgtggaaaaagagtgcaaaatatattataaaattacctgctaaggtatatttctaaattgaagtatataggaataaaaataaagttattgaaaatgttaaaatataattggaatgtatatatattaattaaaattaattttaaatttatataatttgtatgGAAAGTGGAGCATATAACTTAacttaaaataatataattatagaaaaaactatattatatattataagaaaaagtatataaaaatttaatatatttaaaaaatgactatttatatgcttttaaggattatagtattaatagaactttttattttttatatttgtgcagtatttaagttttaggaCGTTGTTTATCTTcgatattaaagcatatgtataagaagatatattataaattcattacaatgttactttaatttttataataattctcACATGAATGTTATTAAGGATAGCAATTTATCCagaattgtattatatatagatatgatAAAACATGTATTAAACAACCCCCCAAATAAGGCAATTTATCTAACTAccataaacaaaaatataatattcttttagtaataatattattattccatattaattttaaattgatattaataataataaaaatatgtttgtTTACATATAATTGCtgtatatagggttaaataattgtattacctacttagtatatatatataaaactaaTATGATAGCCCCTTAACCTAgagattataaattatattacatCATAATGGATGATACTCTAGTATATACactttttgatattatatttcctaCAAACTTCattaagttttattttaataaaattttcataatacatatttttatcaatttttttgaatGTTTTTTTAGTGTGGACAATTTGATTTTGTGAGGAAGTATTTACCAGATGAATTAAGTAAAGAGGCAGAATTTGAACTTAATGATAATGAAAGtttcaaaaaatattgcCCTATTACAGATTCAGGAAAAAATGAATGCAATAATGATCTTGATAATTTTACGGCTGGATTTTTATGGTTACTTGGAGAATGTTATTCTGAAtccacaaaaaaaatttataatgaaaatactattaatgcattttttctatatatgaTTTCATGGTTTagtaataaattaaagcaaAAGTCAATTTACAATACCACCTCATTAAACGATTTTTATGATACTCATGTAAAgaataatgataaatataatagttTTACAGATCCTGCCTATAAAATTTCAGAACTTAAGAAATTCATGGATGACCGAAAtgattttttgaatattaatattgaagatctgtctaaattttatgatgtaTTCAACTTATTATGTAAAATGCATGGTAATGTTACACAGAATCAAAAAGACGACACATTGTCAAATAATGCTATtgattttgttaaaaaatatcaagaACTTAATAAAGTTTATGGTATTATTGGAGAAAAACcctataataaaatattttctactttatcaactgattataataatttaaaagataaatGTACAAATTGTTCATCCCTTCCAGAGATAACAGCAAAAATTTCTGCACTAAGATCTGGATAtacatcaagttcgtcgataggaAACAGACtatttacagttttatcgatatttggtgcaatagcattttttttaggaatttcttataaggtaataataaggaattaaaaaaaaaatttcattatatatatgtaaacgttaacaaaaaaaacgtatgtttcttaacattttatattagtattcgttatttggatttcggaaacgatttcaaaaacaaaaattaagagaaaaaataaaaaatataaagaagaaaatgaatcgttaatatatgattcgaagagaaTGACAATTtaaggaatagtaataatgatttatatattttaagaaagcGTCTATTCGGAAGTAATTTTgatcatagtttttatattgtttttatgttgtggaacccgcgttcgggttagggctaa
Proteins encoded in this region:
- a CDS encoding PIR protein produces the protein MDDTLCGQFDFVRKYLPDELSKEAEFELNDNESFKKYCPITDSGKNECNNDLDNFTAGFLWLLGECYSESTKKIYNENTINAFFLYMISWFSNKLKQKSIYNTTSLNDFYDTHVKNNDKYNSFTDPAYKISELKKFMDDRNDFLNINIEDLSKFYDVFNLLCKMHGNVTQNQKDDTLSNNAIDFVKKYQELNKVYGIIGEKPYNKIFSTLSTDYNNLKDKCTNCSSLPEITAKISALRSGYTSSSSIGNRLFTVLSIFGAIAFFLGISYKYSLFGFRKRFQKQKLREKIKNIKKKMNR